In Gossypium hirsutum isolate 1008001.06 chromosome D06, Gossypium_hirsutum_v2.1, whole genome shotgun sequence, one genomic interval encodes:
- the LOC107901999 gene encoding importin-5, with translation MDQQSQLALILGPDPIPFETLVSHLMSSSNEQRSHAEALFNLCKQSDPDALCLRLAHLLQVCTQPEIRAMAAILLRKLLTRDDSYIWPRLNISTQSSLKSVLLSQIQVETTKNLSKKLCDTVAELASSILPENGWPELLPFMFQCVSSDSPKLQESAFLIFAQLSQYIGDVLTPFIKDLHTVFLRCLSESSNADVKIAALNAVINFIQCLTSSSDRDRFQDLLPAMMRTLTEALNNGNEATAQEALELLIELAGTEPRFLRRQLVDVVGSMLQIAEAESLEEGTRHLAIEFVVTLAEARERAPGMMRKLPQFISRLFAILMRMLLDIEDDAAWHTAESEDEDAGETSNYSVGQECLDRLAISLGGNTIVPVASEQLPAYLAASEWQKHLAALIALAQIAEGCAKVMIKNLEQVVSMVLNSFHDSHPRVRWAAINAIGQLSTDLGPDLQNQYHQRVLPALAGAMDDFQNPRVQAHAASAVLNFSENCTPEILTPYLDGIVSKLLVLLQNGKQMVQEGALTALASVADSSQEHFQKYYDAVMPYLKAILVNATDKSNRMLRAKSLECISLVGMAVGKEKFRDDAKQVMEVLMSLQGSQMETDDPTTSYMLQAWARLCKCLGQDFLPYMSVVMPPLLQSAQLKPDVTITSADSDNDIEDSDDESMETITLGDKRIGIKTSVLEEKATACNMLCCYADELKEGFFPWIDQVAPTLVPLLKFYFHEEVRKAAVSAMPELLRSAKLAVEKGMAQGRNETCVKQLSDYIIPALVEALHKEPDTEICASMLDALNECIQISGLLLDESQVRSIVDEIKQVITASASRKRERAERAKAEDFDAEEGELIKEENEQEEEVFDQVGEILGTLVKTFKASFLPFFDELSSYLTPMWGKDKTAEERRIAICIFDDVAEQCREAAIKYYDTYLPFILEACNDENPDVRQAAVYGLGVCTEFGGPVFKPLVGEALSRLNAVIWHPNALQPENVMAYDNAVSALGKICLFHRDSIDAAQIVPAWLNCLPIKGDLIEAKVVHEQLCSMVERSDSEVLGPKHQYLPKIVAVFAEVLCGKDLATEQTASRMLNLLRQLQQTLPAATLASTWSSLQPQQQLALQSMLSS, from the exons ATGGACCAGCAATCGCAGCTCGCCCTCATCCTAGGACCTGACCCGATTCCATTCGAAACCCTAGTCTCCCACTTGATGTCCTCCTCAAACGAACAACGTTCTCACGCTGAGGCCTTGTTTAATCTATGCAAGCAATCGGACCCTGACGCCCTCTGCCTCCGCCTCGCCCACCTTCTCCAAGTCTGCACTCAGCCCGAGATTCGTGCCATGGCAGCTATTCTCCTCCGTAAGTTGTTGACGCGTGACGACTCTTATATCTGGCCTCGCCTCAACATTTCTACACAGTCTTCCCTCAAATCCGTGCTTCTGTCTCAAATCCAagtggaaaccaccaaaaatttATCTAAAAAGCTGTGCGATACTGTTGCGGAGCTTGCTTCCAGTATTTTGCCGGAGAATGGGTGGCCAGAGCTCTTGCCGTTTATGTTCCAGTGTGTCTCTTCGGATTCCCCTAAATTACAGGAGTCTGCTTTTTTGATATTCGCGCAGCTGAGTCAATATATTGGGGATGTGTTGACTCCTTTTATAAAGGATCTACACACTGTGTTCTTGAGgtgcctgagtgaaagttctaaTGCCGATGTCAAAATTGCTGCATTGAATGCGGTCATCAACTTTATTCAGTGTTTGACCAGCTCATCCGATCGGGATAGGTTTCAGGATCTTTTGCCGGCAATGATGAGGACCTTGACAGAGGCTTTAAATAACGGGAATGAGGCCACTGCTCAGGAGGCACTTGAGTTGTTGATCGAGTTGGCAGGTACCGAGCCACGGTTTCTTAGGAGGCAGCTTGTTGATGTAGTGGGTTCGATGCTGCAGATTGCAGAGGCAGAATCTCTTGAGGAAGGGACACGTCATTTGGCGATTGAATTTGTGGTGACTTTGGCGGAAGCAAGGGAACGTGCTCCTGGAATGATGCGGAAGTTGCCGCAATTTATTAGTAGGTTATTTGCAATATTGATGAGAATGCTGTTAGATATTGAGGATGATGCAGCATGGCACACGGCAGAATCTGAGGATGAGGATGCTGGAGAGACCAGCAATTACAGTGTCGGACAGGAGTGTTTGGATCGTTTGGCAATTTCCTTAGGTGGGAACACAATTGTTCCTGTTGCATCTGAGCAGTTGCCTGCTTATTTGGCTGCTTCTGAGTGGCAAAAGCATCTTGCTGCATTAATTGCCCTTGCTCAGATTGCTGAGGGGTGTGCCAAG GTTATGATTAAAAATCTGGAACAAGTGGTTTCCATGGTTTTGAACTCATTTCATGATTCTCATCCTCGTGTGAGGTGGGCAGCTATTAATGCAATTGGGCAATTGTCTACCGACTTAGGACCAGATTTGCAAAACCAATATCACCAAAGAGTATTGCCTGCATTAGCTGGTGCTATGGATGATTTTCAGAATCCACGAGTGCAG GCCCATGCTGCTTCAGCTGTACTCAACTTTAGTGAGAACTGCACTCCAGAAATTTTAACACCTTACTTGGATGGAATAGTCAGCAAATTGCTTGTACTTTTACAG AATGGGAAACAAATGGTGCAAGAAGGTGCCTTGACTGCTTTGGCATCAGTTGCCGACTCATCTCAG GAGCACTTCCAAAAATATTATGATGCAGTTATGCCTTACCTGAAAGCAATCTTGGTAAATGCAACTGACAAATCTAATCGTATGCTACGTGCCAAATCCCTGGAGTGTATTAGTCTTGTTGGAATGGCTGTTGGAAAAGAGAAGTTCAGAGATGATGCTAAGCAG GTTATGGAAGTGCTTATGTCATTGCAAGGATCCCAAATGGAAACAGATGATCCAACAACAAGTTACATGCTGCAA GCATGGGCTAGACTCTGCAAGTGTTTGGGACAAGACTTCCTCCCTTACATGAGTGTTGTCATGCCTCCCCTTCTTCAGTCTGCTCAGCTTAAGCCAGATGTAACTATTACATCTGCAGATTCAGATAATGACATAGAGGACTCTGATGATGAAAG TATGGAAACCATTACGCTTGGGGACAAAAGAATTGGGATCAAGACAAGTGTTCTGGAGGAGAAGGCTACAGCATGTAACATGCTATGTTGCTATGCCGATGAGTTGAAGGAAGGGTTTTTTCCATGGATTGATCAG GTTGCTCCAACTTTAGTTCCtcttcttaaattttatttccaCGAGGAAGTTAGAAAAGCTGCTGTTTCAG CCATGCCGGAGTTATTGCGTTCTGCAAAATTAGCTGTGGAGAAGGGAATGGCTCAAGGGCGTAATGAGACCTGTGTGAAGCAATTGTCTGATTACATTATTCCGGCTCTTGTGGAGGCATTACATAAG GAACCTGATACAGAAATATGTGCAAGCATGTTGGACGCATTGAATGAATGCATACAG ATCTCTGGTCTACTTTTAGATGAAAGCCAGGTTAGATCTATTGTGGATGAGATAAAACAAGTAATCACAGCTAGTGCAAGCAGGAAAAGGGAGAGAGCTGAAAGAGCCAAAGCTGAAGACTTTGATGCTGAGGAGGGAGAATTGATTAAAGAGGAAAATGAGCAAGAGGAAGAAGTTTTTGACCAA GTGGGAGAAATCTTGGGAACTTTGGTCAAAACATTTAAAGCCTCTTTCTTGCCTTTCTTTGATGAGCTATCTTCATATCTTACACCTATGTGG GGCAAAGATAAGACAGCTGAAGAAAGAAGAATTGCTATTTGTATTTTTGATGATGTTGCTGAGCAGTGTCGTGAGGCAGCTATAAA ATATTATGATACATATCTTCCTTTCATATTGGAGGCTTGCAATGATGAGAATCCGGATGTGCGACAG GCAGCGGTGTATGGACTGGGTGTTTGTACAGAATTTGGTGGACCTGTATTTAAGCCGCTTGTAGGAG AGGCTCTATCAAGGTTAAATGCTGTAATCTGGCATCCCAATGCTTTGCAACCTGAAAATGTAATGGCATATGATAATGCTGTTTCTGCTTTAGGAAAAATATGCCTGTTCCATCGTGACAGTATTGATGCAGCTCAG ATTGTTCCTGCATGGTTAAACTGCTTGCCGATAAAGGGTGATCTGATAGAAGCCAAAGTTGTTCATGAACAACTTTGTTCAATGGTAGAGAG GTCAGACAGTGAAGTTTTGGGTCCCAAACATCAGTATCTTCCTAAGATAGTTGCAGTGTTTGCTGAG GTTCTATGTGGTAAGGATCTAGCTACAGAGCAAACTGCAAGTAGGATGCTGAATTTACTGAGGCAGCTTCAGCAAACTTTGCCAGCGGCAACATTGGCCTCAACTTGGTCGTCCTTGCAGCCACAACAACAGCTTGCCTTGCAATCCATGCTCTCCTCATAG